AGCCACCGCGTATCCGGCCTCGTCGATCGCAGCCCGGACGGCGGCGTCGTCGACAGCACCCTCGACGGTCACCGTGCTCGCGGCCAGGTCGACCGCAACACCACTGACGCCCGTCACCTGGCCGACCTCACTGGTGATCGCGTCCACGCAGTGCTGGCAGCTCATGCCGGTCACCGAATAAACCGTTGCCACTACGTTGCCTCTCCTTCTGACTGGTCTCGCCCGATCAGGACCGAACGAGACGAGTGATCGCCTCGGCGGCTTCCTTGACCTTGGCGTCCATCGCTTCCTGCCCGTGGTCCAACGCGTGGC
This genomic interval from Sporichthyaceae bacterium contains the following:
- a CDS encoding cation transporter, which encodes MATVYSVTGMSCQHCVDAITSEVGQVTGVSGVAVDLAASTVTVEGAVDDAAVRAAIDEAGYAVA